The segment ACCCATGGAAGTTCAAGTCGGCAACAAAGTTCTGTACTCGAAGTATGCAGGAACCGACATCAAACTCGGTGGCGACGACTATGTTCTGTTGTCTGAAAAAGACATCTTGGCTGTTGTTTCATAACGATTCTCGATTTTGGATTGCAGCAATCTAAAGTCGCAGATCCAAATTTCTCTTCTCTCTTCTTTCTCTCTGTAAACCTTACAAAGCTTTTAACTCCACTATGGCTAAGCGCATCATTTACAACGAAAACGCTCGTCGTGCTCTAGAGCGCGGTATGGACATTCTCGCTGAAGCAGTTGCCGTCACCTTGGGTCCCAAAGGACGCAACGTTGTGCTTGAGAAAAAGTTCGGCGCACCTCAAATCGTCAATGACGGTGTGACGATCGCGAAAGAAATCGAACTCGAAGATCACGTTGAGAACACTGGCGTTGCTTTGATTCGTCAAGCGGCTTCCAAAACCAATGATGCGGCTGGAGATGGAACCACGACTGCAACCGTTTTGGCTCATGCGATCGTCAAAGAAGGAATGCGCAACGTTGCCGCTGGTGCAAACGCAATCCTCTTGAAGCGTGGTATGGACAAAGCAACTGCATTCTTGGTTGAAAAAATTGCAGCACATGCTCGTCCGGTTGAAGATTCCAAAGCGATCGCGCAAGTTGGAACCATCTCAGCAGGGAATGATGAAGAAGTCGGTCAAATGATCGCTTCGGCAATGGATAAAGTCGGTAAAGAAGGCGTTATCTCGCTCGAAGAAGGCAAATCAATGACGACCGAATTGGAAGTCACCGAAGGGATGCGCTTCGACAAAGGCTACATCTCGCCTTACTTCGCAACCGACACCGAGCGCATGGAAGCAGTTCTCGAAGAACCTTTCATCTTGATCACCGACAAGAAGATCAACTTGGTTCAAGACCTCGTTCCTGTGCTTGAGCAAGTCGCTCGTGCAGGTCGTCCTCTGATCATCATTGCAGAAGATATCGAGAAAGAAGCTCTGGCAACCTTGGTTGTGAACCGTCTGCGTGGCGTATTGAACGTTGCAGCAGTTAAGGCTCCTGGC is part of the Leptolyngbya boryana PCC 6306 genome and harbors:
- the groL gene encoding chaperonin GroEL (60 kDa chaperone family; promotes refolding of misfolded polypeptides especially under stressful conditions; forms two stacked rings of heptamers to form a barrel-shaped 14mer; ends can be capped by GroES; misfolded proteins enter the barrel where they are refolded when GroES binds) gives rise to the protein MAKRIIYNENARRALERGMDILAEAVAVTLGPKGRNVVLEKKFGAPQIVNDGVTIAKEIELEDHVENTGVALIRQAASKTNDAAGDGTTTATVLAHAIVKEGMRNVAAGANAILLKRGMDKATAFLVEKIAAHARPVEDSKAIAQVGTISAGNDEEVGQMIASAMDKVGKEGVISLEEGKSMTTELEVTEGMRFDKGYISPYFATDTERMEAVLEEPFILITDKKINLVQDLVPVLEQVARAGRPLIIIAEDIEKEALATLVVNRLRGVLNVAAVKAPGFGDRRKAMLEDIAVLTGGQLITEDAGLKLDTTKLDQLGKARRITITKDNTTIVAEGNEAQVKSRVEQLRRQMEETESSYDKEKLQERLAKLAGGVAVIKVGAATETEMKDRKLRLEDAINATKAAVEEGIVPGGGTTLAHLAPELESWASSNLSGEELIGAQIVARALTAPLKRIAENAGQNGAVIAERVKEKEFNVGYNAASGEFVDMLAAGIVDPAKVTRSALQNAASIAAMVLTTECIVVDKPEPKDGAAAGAGAGGGMGDFDY